The genomic DNA GACCGCGGGCGATCACTGGGTGCTGGAAGGAGACCGCGGCGTGACCTATGCCGCAGCGCCCGGCGACAAGGCCAACATCACCCGCGGAGACTGGTGGCCCGAGGACTACGACGGCCCCCCGCTGATAAGTTTTGCCGCAGAAGAAGCCGAAGAAATGGGACTGGAACTGGGCGACACGCTCACGGTTAATATTCTGGGGCGCGACATCACCGGCACCATCGCAAATTTTCAGGAGGTCGATTTCTCTACAGCAGGCATCGGGTTTATCCTCACGATGAACCCAGCAGCACTCGCAGGGGCGCCGCACACTTTCATTTCCACCGTCTACGCCGAACCCGAGGCGGAAGCGGCGATACTGCGCGATCTTGCGTCGGCCTATCCGAATATTACCGCGATCCGCGTACGCGATGCGATTGACCGTGTGGCGGACGTGCTGGCGGGGCTCGCCGCGGCAACGTCCTACGGCGCGGCAGCGACATTGCTCACGGGCTTTCTGGTCTTGATCGGTGCAGCGGCGGCTGGTGCCGATGCCCGGACCTTCGAAGCTGCCGTTTTGAAAACACTAGGCGCATCACGGCGCACGATTGCGGCAAGTTTCATCCTGCGCGCGGCCCTCCTTGGTCTGGCCGCAGGATCGGTGGCCCTGCTGGCCGGAATACTGGGCGGTTGGGCGGTCAGCCGGTTCGTGATGGAAACGGACTATACCGTCATCTGGTCGTCGGCGGTTCTGATTATTTCCGGAGGTATCATTGCGACCGTCTTGGCCGGGCTCGGCTTTGCGCGCAGGGCGCTTGTGGCACGTCCCGCGCAGGTTTTGCGAGCGAGCGAGTAAGCCGCGCCCCTTGCCCTGCGAGCCGCGCCCGTTACAACAGACCTGCAAGGAGCCCTCAATGACCAACAGCCTGCCCGCCCCACTCGCACCTGCCCTTAGTCCAGCGCAGCGGCGCCAGATCATCAATGTGGTCCGCCGTGCCGCGCGCGCTGAAATCCTGCCGCGCTTTCGCAAACTCGCGGCTGGCGACATCCGTACAAAGGCGGATGACGCGGATCTCGTGACAGATGCGGACATAGCGGCAGAGGCAATGATCGCGCGCGCTTTGCAGATTGCGTTCCCGCACGCGCTGGTCATCGGGGAAGAGGCCGCAACAGACAAACCTGAAATTCTGGATCAGATCGGCCAGGCCCAGCTTGCCTTCCATATCGATCCTGTCGACGGCACCTGGAACTTTGCCAAGGGCTTGCACACTTTTGGCGTGATCATCGCAGCCACGCGATATGGCCAACCGGTTTTCGGTCTGATCTACGATCCTGTCTCTGATGATTGGGCAATTGCATCCGAGGAAACGGAGGCCCAGTTACAACGCCCGATCGGCCCCGCCGAAACGCTTAAGGTATCGATGGGCAAACCGCTCGAAGACTTGACGGGGTTGCTGCCACTTTGGTTGTTCCCCAAGGACAAGCAGGCACAGATCGCTGCGACACTGCCGGGATTTGCCAGCGTCACGTCGCTGCGGTGTTCGGCGCATGAATACCGCATGGTCGCGCAGGGGCATGTCGATTTCACCCTGTCCGCCAGCCTGAATTCCTGGGATCACGCCGCAGGTGCGCTGATCTGCGCACAGGCCGGCGCCCATGTCGAAATGCTCGACGGGGGTGACTACAGCGCCGCGCGCCAGCACGGGTATCTGCTTGTCGCACCGGACAAAATCACCTGGAACAAATTGCGCAAGACTTTCGCGTTCCTGCTTGCCGAAACCGACGGCGGCGCAGATATGGCGTCGTCCTAGCGGGCGAACTTCTGGTAGGCACCTTCGTCCATCAGATCGTCGAGCGCGGAGATGTCCTCAAGCGCCATGCGGAACAGCCATCCTTCGCCCTGCGGATCGTCACTCAATACGTCGAGATCGTCCAGCAATCGGGTGTTCACCTCGACGACTTCGCCATCCAGAGGGGCAAGAATATCGACCGTATCGTCGCTGCCTTCGATCACCACAACCGGATCGTCGGCGGA from Sulfitobacter sp. S190 includes the following:
- a CDS encoding glycine cleavage system protein H gives rise to the protein MKFTEEHIWLRQEEDGDEVTVGLSSHAMAELGEATFIELPEEGDTLSADDPVVVIEGSDDTVDILAPLDGEVVEVNTRLLDDLDVLSDDPQGEGWLFRMALEDISALDDLMDEGAYQKFAR
- a CDS encoding inositol monophosphatase — protein: MTNSLPAPLAPALSPAQRRQIINVVRRAARAEILPRFRKLAAGDIRTKADDADLVTDADIAAEAMIARALQIAFPHALVIGEEAATDKPEILDQIGQAQLAFHIDPVDGTWNFAKGLHTFGVIIAATRYGQPVFGLIYDPVSDDWAIASEETEAQLQRPIGPAETLKVSMGKPLEDLTGLLPLWLFPKDKQAQIAATLPGFASVTSLRCSAHEYRMVAQGHVDFTLSASLNSWDHAAGALICAQAGAHVEMLDGGDYSAARQHGYLLVAPDKITWNKLRKTFAFLLAETDGGADMASS